A region from the Rufibacter sp. DG15C genome encodes:
- the ubiE gene encoding bifunctional demethylmenaquinone methyltransferase/2-methoxy-6-polyprenyl-1,4-benzoquinol methylase UbiE: MSVVPYKDQNEGKKTQVANMFNSIAKRYDFLNHFLSAGIDIIWRKKAVKLLEKAQPKTILDIATGTGDFALEAVRLKPQQITGIDISEGMLAVGREKIQKRGLSHLIQLHVGDSENIQFPDNHFDAITVAFGVRNFENLEKGLSEMYRVLKPGGMVVILEFSKPQSFPMKQGYNFYFKNILPLFGKLISKDNAAYTYLPESVQAFPDGNDFLSIFQRIGFKDTKWHSLTFGISSIYTGIK, translated from the coding sequence ATGTCAGTAGTACCGTATAAAGATCAAAACGAGGGCAAGAAGACCCAGGTGGCCAACATGTTTAACAGCATTGCCAAGCGGTATGATTTCCTCAACCATTTCCTGAGCGCCGGCATAGATATTATATGGCGCAAGAAAGCCGTAAAATTACTGGAGAAGGCGCAACCCAAGACCATTCTGGACATTGCCACCGGCACGGGAGACTTTGCGCTGGAAGCAGTTCGTTTAAAGCCCCAGCAGATCACGGGCATTGACATCTCTGAGGGCATGCTGGCCGTGGGCCGCGAAAAAATTCAGAAGCGCGGGCTCAGCCATTTGATTCAGTTGCACGTAGGAGACTCAGAAAATATCCAGTTCCCAGACAACCACTTTGACGCCATCACGGTGGCGTTTGGGGTGCGTAACTTTGAGAACCTGGAGAAGGGCCTCTCTGAGATGTACAGGGTCTTGAAGCCGGGCGGCATGGTGGTCATTCTGGAGTTCTCCAAGCCCCAGAGCTTCCCCATGAAACAAGGCTATAATTTTTACTTCAAAAACATACTACCGCTTTTTGGCAAGCTGATTTCTAAGGACAATGCCGCTTACACGTACCTGCCCGAGTCGGTGCAGGCGTTCCCAGACGGCAATGATTTCCTTTCCATCTTCCAAAGAATTGGTTTTAAAGACACAAAATGGCATTCACTTACTTTTGGCATAAGCTCTATTTACACAGGCATAAAATAA
- a CDS encoding enoyl-CoA hydratase-related protein gives MEFIKVTEQVRPQVALIQLNRPKELNALNLQLMGELRDALKELDDNENVRAIVLTGNDRAFAAGADIKQMAGKTAIDMLNIDQFSTWDQIKKTKKPIIAAVSGFALGGGCELAMTCDMIIASETAQFGQPEIKIGVMPGAGGTQRLTRALGKAKAMEMVLTGKFISAQEAEKHGLINRVVPVELYLEEAFKLATEIAQLSPVAVKLAKESVNRSYETHLDEGLHFERKNFYLTFASEDQTEGMNAFVEKRKPTFTGR, from the coding sequence ATGGAATTCATAAAAGTAACCGAGCAGGTCCGTCCCCAGGTAGCCCTCATCCAACTGAACCGTCCCAAAGAACTTAACGCCTTGAACCTGCAACTGATGGGCGAACTGCGCGATGCCCTCAAAGAGCTGGACGACAATGAGAATGTGCGCGCCATAGTCCTTACGGGCAATGACCGCGCTTTTGCCGCCGGCGCCGATATTAAGCAGATGGCTGGCAAAACCGCCATTGACATGCTCAACATTGACCAGTTCTCTACTTGGGACCAGATCAAGAAAACCAAGAAGCCCATCATTGCAGCCGTGAGCGGTTTTGCCTTGGGTGGTGGCTGTGAGTTGGCCATGACTTGTGACATGATCATCGCCTCAGAGACGGCTCAGTTCGGCCAGCCCGAAATCAAGATTGGCGTCATGCCCGGCGCTGGCGGCACCCAGCGTTTGACCCGTGCCCTGGGCAAAGCCAAAGCCATGGAAATGGTCTTGACAGGTAAATTCATCTCCGCCCAGGAAGCCGAAAAACACGGCCTCATCAACCGCGTAGTACCAGTAGAACTGTATTTGGAGGAAGCCTTCAAACTGGCCACCGAGATTGCCCAACTGTCGCCAGTAGCTGTGAAGCTGGCCAAAGAATCTGTGAATCGCTCTTATGAAACCCACCTGGACGAAGGCCTCCATTTTGAGCGCAAGAACTTCTACCTCACCTTCGCCTCTGAAGACCAAACCGAAGGCATGAATGCCTTCGTGGAGAAGCGTAAACCAACGTTCACGGGTAGGTAG
- the yihA gene encoding ribosome biogenesis GTP-binding protein YihA/YsxC, which translates to MKIKEAKFICSNTRADLCPTTTLPEYAFIGRSNVGKSSLINMLTNHLKLAKTSSFPGKTQLINHFLINEEWYLVDLPGYGWAKVSKDSREAWRKMINFYLKNRPNLACVFVLIDSRLPAQKVDLDFIELLGTMGVPFVLIFTKTDKQSAPKTDSNIAAFMQVLKESWDELPMMFRSSSTSKEGREEILSFIEEINERYHNQEDSY; encoded by the coding sequence ATGAAAATCAAAGAAGCCAAGTTTATCTGCAGCAACACCCGGGCAGACCTCTGCCCTACCACCACCCTGCCAGAATACGCCTTCATTGGCCGCTCCAACGTGGGCAAGTCTTCTTTGATCAACATGCTTACCAACCACTTAAAGCTGGCCAAGACTTCTTCTTTCCCGGGAAAAACGCAGCTGATTAATCACTTTCTCATAAATGAGGAATGGTATTTGGTAGACTTACCAGGGTACGGCTGGGCCAAGGTGAGCAAGGACTCCCGCGAGGCCTGGCGCAAGATGATCAATTTCTACTTAAAGAACCGGCCCAACCTGGCCTGCGTCTTTGTCTTGATTGATTCGCGGCTGCCCGCTCAGAAAGTTGATTTAGATTTTATAGAGTTACTTGGAACCATGGGGGTGCCTTTTGTGCTTATCTTCACAAAAACCGACAAGCAATCGGCGCCCAAGACAGATTCTAACATTGCCGCGTTCATGCAGGTCTTGAAAGAAAGCTGGGATGAGCTCCCAATGATGTTTAGAAGTTCTTCTACGTCCAAAGAGGGCCGTGAGGAGATTCTGTCCTTCATAGAAGAGATCAATGAGCGTTACCACAACCAAGAGGACTCCTATTAA
- a CDS encoding 3-deoxy-D-manno-octulosonic acid transferase, whose amino-acid sequence MSLILYNAGIHAYGLGARVAAPFHKKAALWVNGQVNLLEEIAAKMKGNKSPVAWFHCASLGEFEQGRPLIETFKEKYPDFKVVLTFFSPSGYEVRKKYAGADYVFYLPLDTAGNAKKFISKVRPKVAFFVKYEFWHHYTKELKKRHIPLFSVSTIFRPNQIYFKKGGDFYCRILKRFTFFFTQNQESAELLASVDINKVTLAGDTRMDRVLQTADKVAPIPLVEAFRQDSPVMVVGSSWPQDMKVLLPFIKKQLGSLKFIIAPHEIKDKELAEIEQQLSGKAVRFSKAIPDTVASYDVLLIDNIGMLSALYQYADYAYVGGAFGKGLHNTLEPAVFGPPLFFGPKYQKFQEAIDLVEMGAAFPVKSSQELDAVFNKVSSNDEQMAKIREHITHYIHKQAGATNRILEALETWIPVPTT is encoded by the coding sequence ATGTCTTTGATTTTATACAATGCCGGCATTCACGCCTATGGACTAGGAGCCCGAGTGGCTGCCCCGTTCCATAAGAAGGCCGCGCTTTGGGTAAATGGCCAGGTGAATCTGCTGGAGGAGATTGCTGCCAAGATGAAGGGCAACAAAAGCCCAGTAGCGTGGTTTCATTGCGCCAGCTTAGGCGAGTTTGAGCAAGGCCGCCCTTTGATAGAAACGTTCAAAGAGAAGTATCCCGATTTTAAAGTAGTCCTCACCTTCTTCTCCCCGTCTGGGTATGAGGTACGCAAGAAATACGCGGGTGCAGACTACGTTTTTTACCTGCCTCTAGACACTGCCGGCAACGCCAAGAAATTCATCTCAAAGGTGCGGCCCAAGGTGGCGTTTTTTGTGAAGTATGAGTTCTGGCACCATTACACCAAGGAGCTGAAGAAGCGGCACATTCCCTTGTTCTCCGTGTCTACCATTTTCAGGCCCAACCAGATTTACTTCAAGAAGGGCGGCGATTTTTACTGCCGTATCTTAAAGCGGTTTACCTTTTTCTTCACCCAAAACCAAGAATCTGCCGAACTGCTGGCCAGCGTAGACATCAACAAAGTAACCTTGGCCGGTGACACCAGGATGGACCGCGTACTGCAAACCGCCGACAAAGTAGCGCCCATCCCGTTGGTGGAGGCCTTTAGGCAGGACAGTCCGGTGATGGTAGTGGGGAGCAGCTGGCCGCAAGACATGAAAGTGCTGTTGCCCTTCATCAAAAAGCAGTTGGGCAGCCTCAAGTTCATCATCGCGCCGCATGAGATCAAGGACAAAGAGCTGGCAGAAATAGAACAGCAACTATCCGGCAAAGCCGTACGGTTCTCAAAAGCTATTCCAGACACCGTGGCGTCTTATGACGTGCTCTTAATTGACAACATTGGCATGTTGAGCGCCTTATACCAATATGCAGACTATGCGTACGTGGGTGGCGCCTTCGGGAAGGGCTTGCACAACACCCTAGAGCCAGCCGTATTTGGGCCACCTTTATTTTTCGGGCCTAAGTACCAGAAGTTTCAGGAAGCAATTGATTTGGTAGAGATGGGCGCGGCGTTCCCCGTGAAATCGTCCCAAGAACTGGATGCCGTTTTTAACAAAGTATCCAGCAATGATGAACAAATGGCTAAAATCAGAGAACATATCACACATTACATACACAAACAGGCAGGTGCCACCAACCGCATATTAGAGGCGCTGGAAACCTGGATTCCCGTTCCTACTACATGA
- a CDS encoding DUF5606 domain-containing protein: MPFDLREIASIAGMPGLYRIVAPTRSGIIVESLAETPVRSVAQARNRVSILHEISMYTNDEESTVPLEEIFDRVRSQYGDTLPVTSKSSNPELAKFMETVLPDYDQDRVYASDMKKLVQWYSLVSKFVPYTEAKEEAPAKTEAKEETTEEAPAKEPKAKKAAAKK, translated from the coding sequence ATGCCATTTGACCTGAGAGAGATTGCCTCTATTGCCGGCATGCCCGGTTTATACCGTATTGTAGCCCCTACCCGTAGCGGCATTATTGTAGAAAGCCTGGCAGAGACCCCGGTGCGCAGCGTGGCCCAGGCCCGCAACCGCGTGTCTATCCTGCATGAGATCTCTATGTACACCAATGACGAGGAAAGCACAGTGCCTCTAGAGGAGATTTTTGACCGCGTGCGCAGCCAGTACGGAGACACCCTGCCGGTAACCTCTAAGTCTAGCAACCCAGAACTAGCCAAGTTCATGGAAACCGTATTGCCTGACTATGACCAGGACCGCGTGTATGCCTCAGACATGAAGAAACTGGTGCAGTGGTATTCTCTGGTTAGCAAATTTGTGCCGTACACAGAAGCAAAAGAGGAAGCTCCTGCCAAAACAGAAGCCAAAGAAGAGACAACAGAAGAAGCGCCAGCCAAAGAGCCGAAAGCTAAAAAAGCAGCCGCCAAGAAATAA
- a CDS encoding aspartate kinase: protein MRVFKFGGASVKDADAVRNIYRILSGLPEKEELVIVVSAMGKTTNALEAIYRKAHQKEDFAPALQACRFYHEDIAQLLFPEAGSPVYADIAQQFQELEQTLATLQPDHWDQQYDQVISRGELLSSLILHHFLQSQGISNFWLDCRTCLRTDSTWREGRVDWTFTESQIQATLPAILQKQIIVTQGFIGGTEDGFTTTLGREGSDYSAAIFAFCLNASSLTIWKDVPGLLNADPKLFKEVTRYEEVAYQEAIEMAYYGASVIHPKTIQPLANKCIPLFVKSFLQPELPGTVIHDCQHARIAPSFILKQNQCLLSFTAKDLGFISEQHLSAIFQAVHEGRLKINMMQNSALSFSVCCDYDEDRVQQIKKKLEDQFIIKYNQPLHLFTIKNYDQESIQRLTQDREILMEQRTRLTFQFVCRPSETLAG from the coding sequence ATGAGAGTTTTTAAATTTGGGGGAGCCTCTGTAAAAGACGCTGACGCGGTGCGCAACATCTACAGGATCCTGTCTGGCCTGCCAGAGAAAGAGGAGCTGGTGATTGTGGTCTCGGCGATGGGCAAAACCACCAACGCGCTAGAGGCCATCTACCGCAAAGCCCACCAAAAGGAAGACTTCGCCCCTGCCTTACAAGCCTGCCGGTTCTACCATGAAGATATAGCGCAACTTTTGTTCCCAGAGGCCGGGAGCCCCGTGTACGCAGACATTGCCCAACAGTTTCAGGAACTGGAGCAGACACTAGCTACGTTGCAGCCTGACCATTGGGACCAGCAATATGACCAGGTCATTAGCCGGGGCGAGTTGCTTTCCAGCCTGATACTGCACCACTTCCTGCAAAGCCAGGGCATCTCCAATTTCTGGCTGGACTGCCGTACCTGCCTGCGCACCGACAGCACTTGGCGAGAGGGACGGGTAGACTGGACCTTCACCGAAAGTCAGATTCAAGCCACTTTGCCAGCTATCTTGCAAAAACAAATCATCGTGACCCAAGGCTTTATAGGGGGCACAGAAGACGGGTTTACCACCACCCTAGGCCGTGAAGGCTCTGACTACAGCGCTGCCATCTTCGCCTTCTGCCTCAACGCCTCATCACTCACCATCTGGAAGGATGTGCCCGGTCTGCTTAACGCGGACCCCAAGCTGTTTAAAGAAGTCACCCGCTATGAAGAGGTGGCTTACCAGGAAGCGATTGAAATGGCTTATTACGGGGCTTCGGTGATTCACCCCAAGACCATTCAGCCCCTAGCCAACAAGTGCATTCCACTGTTTGTGAAATCGTTTCTGCAGCCAGAGTTGCCCGGCACCGTGATTCATGACTGCCAGCACGCGCGTATTGCGCCTTCCTTTATTCTCAAGCAGAACCAATGCTTGCTGTCATTTACGGCCAAAGACTTGGGCTTTATTTCTGAACAACATCTAAGCGCGATCTTTCAGGCGGTGCATGAAGGTCGTCTGAAGATTAACATGATGCAGAACTCAGCGCTCTCTTTCTCTGTCTGCTGTGACTATGACGAGGATCGGGTACAGCAAATCAAGAAGAAACTGGAAGACCAGTTTATTATCAAATACAACCAGCCCTTGCACCTGTTCACCATCAAAAACTATGACCAGGAAAGCATCCAGCGCCTCACGCAGGACCGCGAAATCTTGATGGAACAGCGCACCCGGCTTACCTTCCAGTTTGTCTGCCGACCTTCAGAAACGCTGGCGGGCTAA
- a CDS encoding OmpA family protein, with the protein MDHLDKRLFKSSLLALLLFVLASTAAMAQSTRQLIRSGDKLFNQTNFRSALPFYERALEREPDNAKALYRAGISLIAFDKEKASEYIYKAYSLKPKVEEDVLYWLGRVDLVNYEFDKAIQHAQEYQKTLGKRDEEGKEQAALLIQHARNAKKEVANQKDVFVKNLGPTVNTPFSEHSPVISKDNNYLLFTSRGQNVTGGKEADDGEYFEDIFETRRLGPDTWETPRALSGVLNGTGHDASIQLIDNDSKLLLYRQDENGDIFVTSREGGDWGKPSKLNRNINSREFESDAFVTADGQTIYFSTNRFSENGDLDIYYAKRDGNGEWGEPKNFGNGVNTEFDEDSPYFTPDGLTMFFSSRGHTTMGGYDIFTIKYDTVARRWSRPVNIGYPINTPDDDTYYRLSGDGSLAYLSSYRMGGYGEKDIYTINYIKNAIVRGHVYSLRDSSIIPGVELVFTGKTAASTPLEYRDVTKPDSGNYEVTVLSNRPYTVTLSKDGANIATEQFEVPLSLVDTTVVEKDFYIDFAGGSSIDVASYAFKKIYFDTDKWDLRPESIRELDNLVKVMKANPDLRISVDGHTDSRMPDSYNMLLGENRANAAYDYLIKAGVPANRLISRSYGERRPIAPNTSAENMQLNRRTEFTIIKGADQK; encoded by the coding sequence ATGGATCACTTAGACAAGCGGTTGTTCAAATCTTCTTTACTTGCCCTTCTGCTTTTTGTCCTGGCCTCTACTGCGGCTATGGCACAGAGCACGCGGCAATTGATCAGAAGCGGAGACAAATTATTCAACCAGACCAACTTCCGTTCCGCGCTTCCTTTCTATGAGCGCGCATTGGAGCGTGAGCCAGACAATGCCAAGGCCTTGTACAGAGCTGGTATCAGTTTAATCGCCTTTGACAAGGAGAAGGCAAGCGAGTACATCTACAAAGCCTATTCTCTTAAGCCGAAGGTAGAAGAGGATGTCCTGTACTGGCTGGGCCGCGTGGACCTGGTGAACTATGAGTTTGACAAGGCCATTCAGCACGCGCAAGAATACCAGAAAACCCTGGGCAAGCGTGACGAAGAAGGCAAAGAGCAAGCTGCTTTGTTGATTCAACACGCGCGTAACGCCAAGAAAGAAGTAGCCAACCAGAAGGACGTGTTTGTGAAAAACCTGGGCCCAACGGTAAACACCCCTTTCTCTGAGCACAGCCCGGTTATCTCTAAAGACAACAACTACCTTTTGTTCACCTCACGTGGGCAGAATGTGACAGGTGGCAAGGAAGCAGATGACGGAGAATACTTTGAAGACATCTTTGAGACCCGCCGTCTAGGACCAGACACTTGGGAGACGCCACGCGCCTTGAGCGGTGTGTTGAACGGTACCGGCCATGATGCCTCTATCCAGTTGATTGACAATGACTCTAAATTGTTGCTTTACCGCCAGGATGAAAACGGTGACATCTTTGTAACCAGCCGTGAAGGGGGTGACTGGGGCAAGCCAAGCAAACTGAACCGCAACATCAACTCCAGAGAATTTGAAAGTGATGCCTTTGTTACGGCAGATGGTCAAACTATCTATTTCTCTACCAACCGTTTCTCTGAAAACGGAGACCTGGACATCTACTACGCTAAGCGTGATGGCAACGGTGAGTGGGGCGAGCCTAAGAACTTCGGGAACGGCGTAAACACTGAGTTTGATGAGGATAGCCCTTATTTCACGCCAGATGGTTTGACTATGTTCTTCAGCTCACGCGGTCACACCACCATGGGTGGCTATGACATCTTCACCATCAAGTATGACACGGTGGCCCGCCGTTGGAGCCGTCCAGTGAACATTGGCTACCCTATCAACACGCCAGATGATGACACCTATTACCGCTTAAGCGGCGATGGTAGCTTGGCCTACTTGTCTTCTTACCGCATGGGCGGTTACGGTGAAAAGGATATCTACACCATCAACTACATCAAGAACGCCATTGTACGCGGTCATGTGTACAGCTTGCGTGACTCTTCTATCATCCCTGGGGTGGAATTGGTGTTCACCGGTAAGACTGCGGCTAGCACACCTCTGGAGTACCGTGACGTGACCAAGCCAGACTCTGGTAACTATGAGGTGACTGTTTTGTCAAATCGTCCTTACACGGTTACGCTTTCTAAAGACGGTGCTAACATTGCCACAGAACAGTTTGAAGTTCCTTTGTCTTTGGTAGACACTACCGTGGTGGAGAAGGATTTCTACATTGACTTTGCCGGAGGCTCTAGCATTGACGTTGCTTCTTATGCTTTCAAGAAAATCTACTTTGACACAGACAAGTGGGATTTACGCCCAGAGTCTATCAGAGAGCTGGATAACTTAGTGAAAGTGATGAAAGCCAACCCAGACCTGCGTATCTCTGTTGATGGTCACACAGACTCTAGAATGCCAGATTCCTACAACATGCTGTTAGGTGAGAACAGAGCCAACGCTGCGTATGACTACCTGATCAAAGCAGGAGTACCGGCCAACCGCTTGATCTCTAGAAGCTACGGTGAGCGCAGACCAATTGCGCCAAACACCTCTGCTGAGAACATGCAGCTGAACCGCCGCACAGAGTTCACCATCATCAAAGGAGCTGACCAGAAATAA
- the fbp gene encoding class 1 fructose-bisphosphatase: MTITENLALPVGTTLDRFIMRKQEDFPFATGELSQLLRDIALAAKIVNRAINHAGLTDIGGAYGKQNVQGEDQQKLDVVANIRFIRALRNGGEVCAIISEEDEEVIQTGNHKGKYIVAIDPLDGSSNIDVNVSIGTIFSVYRRLSEQGCEGTMEDCLQRGVQQVAAGYIIYGSSTMLVYTTGCGVNGFTYETSLGEFFLSHPNITIPATGSIYSINEGSYNQFQAAIKQYVELCRERNYSARYIGSLVADFHRNMLKGGIYMYPSTTKAPNGKLRLLYEANALAFIVEQAGGKASNGSERIMELYPTDLHQRCPLYIGSTEMVEEVERLLANSEATVSASMSEASHN; encoded by the coding sequence ATGACTATTACAGAGAATCTGGCCCTGCCGGTAGGCACAACGCTTGACCGGTTTATTATGCGGAAACAAGAGGACTTTCCTTTTGCGACCGGGGAGCTTTCCCAGCTGTTGCGTGACATTGCCCTGGCGGCAAAGATCGTAAACCGCGCCATTAATCACGCAGGTTTAACAGATATTGGCGGTGCCTACGGCAAACAAAACGTGCAGGGCGAGGACCAGCAGAAGCTGGACGTGGTGGCCAACATACGGTTCATCAGGGCTTTGCGCAACGGCGGCGAGGTCTGCGCCATCATCTCTGAAGAAGACGAAGAGGTCATCCAGACCGGCAATCACAAAGGTAAGTACATTGTAGCCATTGATCCCCTGGACGGCTCTTCTAATATTGATGTGAACGTGTCTATAGGGACTATCTTCTCTGTGTACCGTCGTTTGTCTGAACAAGGCTGCGAAGGCACCATGGAGGACTGCCTGCAGCGCGGCGTACAACAGGTGGCGGCCGGTTACATCATCTATGGTTCTAGCACCATGCTGGTCTACACCACAGGCTGTGGTGTGAATGGCTTCACGTATGAGACTTCCCTGGGCGAGTTTTTCCTATCTCACCCTAACATCACGATTCCGGCTACAGGCAGCATCTACTCCATCAATGAGGGAAGCTACAACCAGTTCCAGGCGGCCATCAAGCAATACGTAGAGCTGTGCCGCGAGCGCAACTACTCGGCGCGCTACATAGGCTCTCTGGTGGCAGACTTCCATAGAAACATGCTGAAGGGCGGTATCTACATGTACCCAAGCACCACCAAGGCGCCAAACGGTAAACTGCGTCTGTTGTATGAAGCCAATGCCTTGGCCTTTATAGTAGAACAAGCCGGCGGAAAAGCGTCTAACGGCTCTGAACGCATCATGGAACTATACCCAACGGATCTTCATCAGCGCTGCCCGTTGTATATTGGTTCTACAGAAATGGTGGAAGAAGTAGAGCGGTTGCTGGCTAACTCAGAGGCTACAGTTTCTGCTTCTATGTCTGAGGCATCTCACAACTAA
- a CDS encoding peptidylprolyl isomerase, with protein MKTAEIHTAKGVMKVEFYEQDAPKTVENFTKLAKDGFYDGLAFHRVLPDFVIQGGCPNSREGSKGMAGTGGPGYKIDCELTGGNQYHDRGVLSMAHAGRNTGGSQFFICHSRNNTAHLDRNHTCFGKVVEGLDVIDEIKAGDKIEKIVVTEA; from the coding sequence ATGAAAACTGCAGAAATCCATACCGCTAAAGGTGTCATGAAAGTAGAATTCTACGAGCAAGACGCCCCTAAAACTGTTGAGAACTTTACCAAACTGGCCAAAGACGGCTTCTATGACGGCTTGGCGTTCCACCGCGTATTGCCTGACTTCGTGATTCAGGGTGGTTGCCCTAACAGCCGCGAAGGCTCTAAAGGCATGGCCGGAACCGGCGGACCAGGCTACAAAATTGACTGCGAATTGACTGGCGGCAACCAGTACCATGACCGTGGTGTGTTGTCAATGGCGCACGCTGGCCGCAACACCGGTGGTTCACAGTTCTTCATCTGCCACAGCCGCAACAACACCGCGCACTTGGACAGAAACCACACCTGCTTCGGGAAAGTGGTAGAAGGCTTGGACGTGATTGACGAAATCAAAGCCGGTGACAAAATCGAGAAGATTGTAGTAACAGAAGCGTAA
- the rsgA gene encoding ribosome small subunit-dependent GTPase A gives MIGTVIKSTGSWYLVRNHADSQLYRCRLRGKFKNKGLKVSNPIAVGDEVTMELEGGEGHAVITEIATRRNYIIRRSTHKAHHAHIVASNLDQAFLVVTLASPRTSFGFIDRFLVTAEAYQIPTTLLFNKSDLYDQEAQKYLKQVMGLYSQIGYPGISCSAHTGEGIPEIQALLKDKTTLLSGHSGVGKSTLINVLVPDLDLKTTEISAFSDKGVHTTTFAEMFEVEPGTYLIDTPGIKELGVVEMKREEISHYFPEMRERLNQCKYNNCLHVNEPGCAIQAAVKAGKIALPRYESYLSLLQDEDSHR, from the coding sequence ATGATTGGCACTGTCATAAAATCTACCGGCTCGTGGTACCTGGTCCGCAACCATGCAGATTCACAACTTTACCGGTGTCGCCTTCGGGGGAAGTTCAAGAACAAAGGCCTTAAGGTCAGCAATCCCATTGCCGTAGGCGATGAGGTGACCATGGAGCTAGAGGGTGGCGAGGGCCACGCGGTCATCACTGAGATTGCCACTCGTAGAAACTACATCATCCGGAGGTCCACGCACAAGGCACACCACGCCCACATTGTGGCCTCCAACCTAGACCAGGCCTTTCTGGTTGTGACGCTGGCCTCGCCGCGCACCTCGTTCGGGTTTATTGATAGGTTTCTGGTGACGGCAGAGGCGTATCAGATTCCTACCACGCTGCTCTTCAACAAGAGTGACTTGTATGACCAGGAGGCGCAGAAATACCTAAAACAAGTGATGGGCCTGTACAGCCAGATCGGGTACCCGGGCATCAGCTGCTCGGCGCACACTGGTGAAGGCATTCCTGAAATCCAGGCATTGCTCAAGGACAAAACGACTTTGCTATCCGGGCACTCGGGCGTGGGCAAGAGCACGCTCATCAATGTGCTAGTCCCAGATTTGGACTTGAAGACTACAGAAATCTCTGCCTTCTCAGACAAGGGCGTACACACCACCACGTTTGCTGAGATGTTTGAAGTGGAGCCAGGAACCTACCTCATTGACACGCCCGGCATCAAGGAACTAGGCGTGGTGGAAATGAAGCGCGAGGAGATTAGCCATTACTTCCCGGAGATGCGCGAGCGCCTGAACCAGTGCAAATACAACAACTGCCTGCACGTCAACGAACCCGGCTGCGCCATCCAAGCTGCCGTCAAAGCGGGCAAGATTGCGCTGCCCCGTTATGAGAGCTACCTGAGCCTGCTGCAGGACGAGGACAGCCACCGGTAA
- a CDS encoding peroxiredoxin, translating into MAVLVGKKAPAFKATAVVDGEFVEDFSLEQYVGKKHVIFFFYPLDFTFVCPTEIIAFQDRMDDFERKNVAVVGCSIDSHFSHWAWLNTPRDKGGIEGVAYPLVADTSKTIASNYDVLAGHYDYNDEGEMTFVGEPVAYRGLFLIDKEGVVRHQVVNDMPLGRSIDEALRMIDALQYFEVKGEVCPANWEEGKEAMEATREGVSSYLAK; encoded by the coding sequence ATGGCAGTATTAGTAGGCAAGAAAGCTCCTGCATTTAAGGCAACCGCGGTAGTAGACGGTGAGTTTGTAGAAGATTTCTCTTTAGAGCAGTACGTTGGGAAGAAGCACGTTATCTTCTTCTTCTATCCACTGGATTTCACGTTTGTGTGTCCAACTGAGATCATCGCGTTCCAGGACCGCATGGATGACTTTGAGCGCAAGAACGTAGCCGTGGTAGGTTGCTCTATTGACTCCCACTTCTCGCACTGGGCTTGGTTGAACACCCCCCGCGACAAAGGTGGCATTGAAGGCGTTGCCTACCCATTGGTAGCAGATACCTCTAAAACCATTGCGTCTAACTATGACGTGTTGGCCGGTCACTATGACTACAACGACGAAGGCGAAATGACTTTCGTGGGTGAGCCAGTAGCGTACCGCGGTTTGTTCTTAATTGACAAAGAAGGCGTAGTGCGTCACCAAGTAGTGAATGACATGCCACTAGGCCGTAGCATTGATGAGGCGCTTAGAATGATTGACGCCCTTCAGTACTTTGAGGTGAAAGGCGAAGTATGTCCTGCTAACTGGGAAGAAGGCAAAGAAGCCATGGAAGCCACCCGCGAAGGTGTTTCTAGCTACCTAGCCAAGTAA
- a CDS encoding energy transducer TonB, whose protein sequence is MKAKHTILAAILVLFTAGAFATASNEPATVAVQTTKYPVSAHYEGGQDSLVAHIKRSIQYPASAKRNRVMGQCIVSFLLNEDGSTSNFKILKEVGSGTGAEAVRVVQNLKFKAPGYSQTYSLPVNFKL, encoded by the coding sequence ATGAAAGCAAAACACACTATTTTAGCCGCCATCTTAGTTTTATTCACAGCCGGCGCGTTTGCCACTGCGTCTAATGAACCAGCAACCGTTGCCGTGCAAACCACCAAGTACCCGGTGTCTGCGCACTATGAAGGTGGCCAGGACTCATTGGTAGCGCACATTAAGCGCAGCATCCAGTACCCTGCCTCTGCCAAGCGCAACCGCGTGATGGGCCAATGCATTGTAAGCTTCCTGTTGAACGAGGACGGCTCCACCAGCAACTTCAAAATCTTGAAGGAAGTGGGCAGCGGCACCGGCGCCGAGGCCGTGCGCGTAGTACAGAACCTTAAATTCAAAGCCCCAGGTTATAGCCAGACCTACAGCCTGCCGGTGAACTTTAAATTATAA